The following coding sequences lie in one Maribacter forsetii DSM 18668 genomic window:
- a CDS encoding ethanolamine ammonia-lyase subunit EutB codes for MAYQFTLGKQNYLFDDLKSVLAKASPLRSGDALAGLAAASNTERIAAQYVLSELPLKVFLNEAVVPYELDEVTRLIIDTHDVKAFDFISHFTVGDLRDWLLENTTSGQNILEVSKALIPEMVAAVCKLMRNQDLIAVASKIQVITRFRNTVGLKGNVSVRLQPNHPTDDMKGILASTIDGLLYGCGDAVIGINPATDSPNVTINLLKMLDDVRLKYEIPTQSCVLCHVTTALQIMDKAPVDLVFQSITGSQKANSSFGIDLQVLKEAHDATLALARGTVGNQSMYFETGQGSALSANAHHGVDQQTMEARAYAVARHFDPFLVNSVVGFIGPEYLFDGKQITRAGLEDHFCAKVMGLPMGMDVCYTNHADADQDDMDNLLTLLGVAGCNFFMGVPGTDDIMLNYQSTSFHDALYLRKVLGKKPAPEFEAWLLNMGIVDELGNKRSVGDTNKLLLNL; via the coding sequence ATGGCTTATCAATTTACATTGGGAAAACAGAATTATCTTTTTGATGATTTGAAATCTGTTTTGGCAAAAGCGAGTCCGTTAAGATCGGGCGATGCTTTGGCGGGTTTGGCAGCAGCAAGTAATACCGAAAGAATTGCGGCTCAGTATGTGTTGAGTGAATTGCCCCTAAAAGTTTTTTTAAATGAAGCTGTAGTCCCTTATGAATTAGATGAGGTTACTCGGTTAATAATCGATACCCATGATGTCAAAGCTTTTGATTTTATTTCTCATTTTACGGTAGGTGACCTTAGGGATTGGTTGCTAGAAAATACTACATCTGGGCAAAATATTTTAGAGGTTAGCAAGGCATTGATTCCAGAAATGGTTGCTGCCGTATGCAAGCTAATGCGGAATCAAGATTTAATTGCCGTTGCTTCCAAAATTCAAGTAATTACCCGTTTTAGAAACACAGTCGGCTTAAAAGGTAATGTTTCTGTGCGTTTACAGCCCAATCATCCAACGGATGATATGAAAGGGATATTAGCAAGTACGATTGACGGTTTGTTGTATGGTTGTGGAGATGCGGTTATTGGTATTAATCCCGCAACCGATAGTCCTAATGTGACTATTAATCTCTTGAAAATGCTTGATGATGTTCGTTTAAAATATGAAATTCCTACCCAGAGTTGTGTTTTGTGCCATGTAACTACGGCTTTACAGATTATGGATAAAGCTCCGGTAGATTTGGTATTTCAATCCATTACCGGTTCGCAAAAGGCCAACAGTTCTTTTGGTATCGATCTACAAGTTTTAAAGGAAGCTCATGATGCTACTTTAGCTTTGGCGAGAGGTACGGTTGGTAATCAATCTATGTATTTTGAAACCGGTCAAGGGTCTGCTTTATCTGCAAATGCCCATCATGGTGTTGACCAGCAAACAATGGAAGCAAGGGCTTATGCGGTCGCTAGACACTTTGATCCTTTTTTGGTGAACTCGGTGGTTGGTTTTATTGGTCCGGAATATTTGTTTGATGGAAAACAGATTACCCGTGCAGGATTGGAGGATCACTTTTGTGCCAAAGTTATGGGGCTACCTATGGGTATGGATGTATGTTATACCAACCATGCAGATGCCGATCAAGATGATATGGATAATTTATTGACCTTATTAGGCGTAGCCGGATGTAATTTTTTTATGGGTGTACCCGGTACAGATGATATAATGCTAAACTACCAATCTACCTCTTTTCATGATGCATTGTATTTACGTAAAGTTCTTGGTAAAAAGCCAGCACCGGAGTTTGAGGCTTGGTTGTTGAATATGGGTATTGTTGATGAATTGGGAAATAAGCGAAGTGTAGGTGATACGAATAAATTGTTGCTAAATTTATGA
- the eutC gene encoding ethanolamine ammonia-lyase subunit EutC: MSKDITIANKWQQLKQHTKARVALGNVGTGLPLSEVLALKHAHAMAKDAIVTKLDVEGLSQKCIEQAIPYQIFNSEASDRLEYLKRPDLGRQLLFNTNLKKTEKVDIVFVITDGLSAKAVNTNAFKVLNHLFPNINEDYSLAIAIVQQGRVAIGDAVAELYRADFVAVCIGERPGLSSPESMGIYTTYQPKIGFTDERRNCISNIHANGLSGKQGAQLLQYLIEKSFALKISGVALKLEVGEILKN, from the coding sequence ATGAGCAAGGATATAACCATAGCCAATAAATGGCAACAATTAAAGCAACATACCAAGGCAAGAGTAGCGCTTGGTAATGTAGGTACAGGTTTGCCATTGAGCGAAGTTCTGGCGTTAAAACATGCACATGCAATGGCAAAGGATGCTATTGTAACCAAGTTAGATGTTGAGGGTCTATCCCAAAAATGTATAGAACAAGCAATACCATATCAAATATTCAATAGTGAAGCAAGCGACAGACTTGAGTATTTAAAAAGACCCGATCTTGGTAGGCAGTTACTGTTCAATACTAATTTAAAAAAGACTGAAAAGGTCGATATTGTTTTTGTCATTACTGACGGACTTTCAGCAAAAGCAGTAAATACCAATGCTTTTAAAGTTTTAAACCATCTTTTTCCAAATATAAACGAAGATTATTCTTTAGCAATTGCAATTGTTCAACAAGGGAGAGTTGCTATAGGTGATGCTGTAGCGGAATTGTACCGTGCAGATTTTGTAGCTGTATGTATTGGTGAAAGACCAGGTTTGTCCTCTCCTGAGAGTATGGGTATTTACACCACGTATCAACCAAAAATAGGCTTTACGGATGAGCGTAGAAATTGTATTTCAAATATTCATGCGAACGGACTAAGTGGTAAACAAGGTGCTCAACTTCTGCAGTATTTAATTGAAAAATCTTTCGCTTTAAAAATTAGCGGAGTAGCATTAAAGCTTGAAGTTGGTGAAATATTAAAAAACTAG
- a CDS encoding RNA polymerase sigma factor: protein MKKKGMDTIEIEDLVLRVKKSDQKAFNTLFNELWEPMYSYACSILMNDSLAQDIAQDIWVDFWQRRHDLEVNHMKSYLYKAIRYKCYNHLRDQKFNKIQIEMAGSISVASEVDQNDDVIELSTRINSVISHLPKRCQVIFRLSRVNNIDNKEIASQLDISQRSVENQISYALRQLRKELAVAKTLFSFL from the coding sequence ATGAAAAAGAAGGGCATGGATACTATTGAAATTGAAGATTTGGTTTTGCGTGTTAAGAAATCAGATCAAAAAGCATTCAATACATTGTTCAACGAATTATGGGAACCTATGTATTCTTATGCCTGTTCTATTCTTATGAACGACAGCCTCGCTCAAGATATTGCTCAAGATATTTGGGTAGATTTTTGGCAACGAAGGCATGATTTAGAAGTGAATCATATGAAGTCTTACTTATATAAGGCGATTCGTTATAAGTGTTACAATCATTTAAGAGACCAGAAATTCAACAAGATTCAAATAGAAATGGCAGGTTCGATTTCTGTAGCATCAGAAGTGGATCAAAATGATGATGTAATAGAACTATCTACAAGAATAAATAGTGTTATCTCTCATCTTCCTAAAAGATGCCAGGTGATATTTAGGCTCAGTCGTGTCAACAATATTGACAATAAGGAGATTGCCAGTCAATTAGATATTTCCCAACGCTCTGTTGAGAATCAAATTTCTTATGCTTTACGACAATTACGTAAAGAACTTGCAGTGGCAAAAACGTTGTTTTCCTTTCTTTAG
- a CDS encoding exonuclease domain-containing protein, translating into MYTIIDIETTGNGIKGNRITEISVFKYDGHEVIDEFTSLVNPECKIPAFITGLTGIDNDMVRNAPLLEEIIPQILDITKDTIFVAHSVNFDYNVIKNEFKLLGHDFSRKKLCTVRLSRKLLPGYNSYSLGKLTAALGIPLTDRHRARGDAHATVLLFHKLLRTENADTVFKQFLNSKSQEATLPPGLPKEEYLKLPTTAGIYYFKDQKGKIIYVGKAKNIKKRVLGHFYDKKTKEITLCAETASLDFEETGNELIALLKESAEIKHHYPKYNSAQKRSIQQYGIFTYEDRNGIIHLAFNKIKMTPNPVAICYSPTEARQYLETLCSTFELCPKYCHLQENVAVCSHYKIKQCIGICSDLEMVEEYNQRVQEALQSIKDVASTLVIKTNGRTLDENGFVVIRENNYAGYGFAPIDVAIEQIEDLEMFITPQKNTLETQRIVESYVRNHPTAVFAL; encoded by the coding sequence TTGTACACGATAATTGACATAGAAACTACCGGAAACGGTATTAAAGGCAATCGCATTACCGAAATCTCCGTATTTAAATATGACGGGCATGAAGTTATAGATGAGTTTACCTCTTTAGTAAATCCGGAATGTAAAATACCTGCTTTTATTACCGGACTTACAGGTATTGACAATGACATGGTACGTAATGCTCCGCTGTTAGAAGAAATAATTCCGCAGATTCTAGATATTACCAAAGACACCATTTTTGTAGCCCACAGCGTCAATTTTGACTACAATGTCATCAAAAACGAGTTTAAACTTTTAGGACATGACTTCTCTAGAAAGAAATTATGTACGGTTCGTTTATCCAGAAAATTATTACCGGGCTATAACTCTTACAGTTTAGGAAAATTAACAGCAGCACTTGGAATACCCCTAACTGATAGGCACCGCGCCAGAGGTGATGCACACGCCACAGTCTTATTGTTTCATAAATTATTGAGGACGGAAAATGCAGACACGGTTTTTAAACAATTCTTGAATTCTAAATCTCAAGAGGCTACTTTACCTCCTGGTTTACCAAAAGAAGAGTATCTTAAGCTACCAACAACCGCAGGTATATATTACTTTAAGGACCAAAAAGGAAAAATTATTTACGTGGGTAAAGCCAAGAACATAAAAAAAAGAGTTCTTGGACATTTCTACGATAAAAAGACAAAGGAAATCACCCTTTGTGCGGAAACCGCATCATTAGATTTTGAGGAAACTGGTAATGAGCTTATTGCTTTATTGAAAGAATCAGCTGAAATTAAACACCACTACCCTAAATATAACAGTGCTCAAAAAAGATCTATTCAACAATACGGCATTTTCACATATGAAGACCGTAATGGCATTATACATCTTGCATTCAATAAAATAAAGATGACTCCTAATCCGGTTGCTATTTGTTATAGTCCCACCGAGGCCAGACAGTATTTAGAAACGCTATGCAGCACTTTTGAGCTTTGCCCTAAGTATTGCCATTTACAAGAAAATGTGGCTGTTTGCTCGCACTATAAAATAAAGCAGTGCATAGGTATTTGTTCTGACTTAGAAATGGTAGAAGAATACAACCAACGCGTTCAAGAGGCTTTACAAAGTATAAAAGACGTTGCTTCCACGCTGGTCATAAAAACCAATGGAAGAACATTGGATGAAAACGGATTTGTGGTCATCAGAGAGAATAATTATGCCGGTTACGGGTTTGCCCCTATCGATGTAGCTATAGAACAAATTGAAGACCTTGAAATGTTCATTACACCACAAAAAAATACGCTGGAGACCCAGCGTATTGTTGAAAGCTATGTACGAAATCATCCCACAGCTGTATTTGCATTATAA
- a CDS encoding MBL fold metallo-hydrolase: protein MNIEQIYTGCLAQGAYYIESDGEVAIIDPLREVSPYVKRAENDNAKIKYIFETHFHADFVSGHVTLSKETGAPIIYGPTANPSFDAIIAEDGQEFKLGKITFKVLHTPGHTMESTTYLLRDEDGKDHAIFSGDTLFLGDVGRPDLAQKSADMTQEQLAGKLFDSLRTKIMPLADDVIVYPAHGAGSACGKNMMKETVDTLGNQKNMNYALRADMTKEEFVKEVTDGLLPPPKYFPLNVKMNKEGYEDIGDVLDRGNVELSPNEFEKAANDTEALVLDVRHQDEFVKGHIPRSIFIGLNGDFAPWVGDLIADTKQPLLLVIPEGKEEEAITRLSRVGFDSAIGYLKGGIEAWKAAGKEIDQITSITSSEAKGLIDKGNVGIFDVRKDGEYLSEHLVGAVHTPLSELNKHLSEFPNQGEFLVHCAGGYRSVIASSILKSRGIHNLIDVKGGYGALKNEDLEKTDYVCPTTL from the coding sequence ATGAATATAGAACAGATATATACTGGTTGTTTGGCTCAAGGAGCATATTATATTGAGAGTGATGGTGAAGTAGCTATTATTGATCCATTGCGTGAGGTGAGTCCGTATGTGAAAAGAGCCGAAAATGACAATGCAAAAATCAAGTATATTTTTGAAACACATTTTCATGCAGATTTTGTAAGCGGTCATGTAACCTTATCCAAAGAAACTGGTGCGCCTATAATTTACGGTCCTACCGCAAACCCTTCTTTTGATGCTATTATTGCCGAAGACGGACAAGAATTTAAATTGGGTAAGATTACGTTCAAGGTGTTGCATACACCAGGGCATACTATGGAGAGTACTACCTATTTGTTGCGAGATGAAGACGGTAAAGACCATGCGATTTTTTCTGGAGACACTTTATTTTTGGGTGATGTAGGAAGACCAGATCTAGCACAGAAATCTGCAGACATGACGCAAGAGCAATTAGCAGGTAAGCTGTTTGATAGTTTACGAACTAAAATTATGCCGTTGGCAGATGATGTTATTGTATATCCTGCGCACGGAGCAGGTTCTGCATGTGGTAAGAATATGATGAAGGAAACAGTGGACACCTTGGGCAATCAGAAAAACATGAATTATGCCTTAAGGGCAGATATGACCAAAGAAGAATTTGTAAAAGAAGTAACCGACGGGTTGTTGCCACCGCCTAAATATTTTCCTTTGAACGTAAAGATGAATAAGGAAGGTTATGAGGATATTGGTGATGTGCTTGATCGTGGTAATGTTGAGTTGTCACCCAATGAGTTTGAAAAAGCAGCGAACGACACGGAAGCTTTAGTGTTGGATGTAAGACATCAAGACGAATTTGTAAAAGGTCATATACCAAGATCCATATTTATCGGACTTAATGGTGATTTTGCTCCGTGGGTGGGCGATTTAATTGCCGATACCAAACAACCTTTGTTATTGGTGATTCCTGAAGGAAAGGAAGAAGAAGCAATCACCAGATTATCGCGTGTAGGTTTTGATTCTGCTATTGGATATTTAAAAGGAGGAATTGAAGCTTGGAAAGCGGCAGGTAAGGAAATAGACCAAATAACCTCGATTACTTCATCAGAAGCCAAGGGCCTAATTGATAAAGGCAATGTCGGTATTTTTGATGTTCGTAAAGATGGGGAATACCTAAGTGAGCATTTGGTAGGGGCTGTACATACACCGTTGAGCGAACTGAATAAGCATTTATCTGAATTTCCTAATCAGGGAGAATTCTTGGTGCATTGTGCCGGCGGATACCGTTCTGTAATAGCATCCTCTATTTTAAAAAGTAGAGGAATTCACAATCTAATTGATGTGAAAGGTGGATATGGTGCACTTAAAAATGAAGATTTAGAAAAGACGGATTACGTTTGTCCTACAACCTTATAA
- a CDS encoding FecR family protein yields MTKFLNGTITANEEKLLEKFDASLIIKNEDRVFKSDDHKKQLGKKLLHKIDSKQNKKSKKSWLKVAAAIAVIINLGVVAYFGLNAGNKIPETVSQIVETTDWGKRKDFVLSDGTEIKLNSGSTISFPEKFIGNTREVTLIGEAFFNVAKNPDKPFIIKSGDVCTTVLGTSFNINAYPKSDDISVTVATGKVQIGAKNSLVYLLPNEQGVFHKKLDSISKKDVDITGLLNWQKGILKFDDITLKEALVHLEKWYGVTFVISNEQRLECHISASFDNETLSNVLESISYVKNGLSFQPLKNNQILIKGNCIDKN; encoded by the coding sequence ATGACCAAGTTCCTTAATGGTACCATTACAGCCAATGAGGAAAAGCTATTAGAAAAGTTCGATGCTTCTTTAATTATTAAAAATGAAGATCGTGTTTTTAAAAGTGATGACCATAAAAAACAACTGGGTAAAAAACTGTTGCATAAAATAGACAGTAAGCAAAATAAGAAGTCGAAAAAATCGTGGCTAAAAGTAGCCGCAGCAATTGCAGTTATTATCAACCTTGGGGTTGTAGCCTATTTTGGTTTGAATGCGGGTAATAAAATTCCTGAAACCGTTTCACAAATAGTTGAAACTACAGATTGGGGTAAACGAAAAGATTTTGTGCTATCTGACGGAACTGAGATAAAATTGAATTCGGGAAGCACCATTTCATTTCCAGAAAAATTTATTGGTAATACAAGGGAGGTAACATTGATAGGAGAAGCTTTTTTTAATGTAGCCAAGAATCCTGATAAGCCTTTCATTATTAAATCCGGAGATGTGTGTACAACTGTACTCGGTACATCATTCAATATTAATGCCTACCCAAAAAGTGATGATATTTCAGTGACCGTGGCTACGGGAAAAGTGCAAATAGGTGCTAAAAACAGTTTAGTATACCTCTTGCCAAATGAGCAGGGAGTGTTCCATAAAAAATTAGATAGTATATCAAAGAAAGATGTTGATATCACAGGGTTGCTCAACTGGCAAAAAGGAATCTTGAAGTTCGATGATATTACATTAAAAGAGGCATTGGTCCATTTAGAAAAGTGGTACGGAGTCACTTTTGTAATCAGTAATGAACAACGTTTAGAATGTCATATTTCGGCATCCTTTGATAATGAAACCTTATCCAATGTTTTGGAAAGTATTAGCTATGTGAAAAATGGATTGTCATTTCAGCCTTTGAAGAATAACCAGATTCTGATTAAGGGAAACTGTATAGATAAAAACTAA
- a CDS encoding amino acid permease — protein MKITEKPAISKKIGVFAIWAIGVGMVISGESFGWNLGWAITGPLWFFVPVAVAALMYFGLVQNLIELACVYPNANGPHSYVEKAFGNKWGYFVGLAILFEFLFATPAIASSLGEYLGFLIDDLTMSPWIATLFILFFSIINLFEIHVGVRLLVILTLLAIAELFLYQASVVGSFQIENLMNSGVGSLDVERFVLAIPYAIWLFLAIEGISLMTKSIDRKGFRKTITKGYNLAFFTLLTLALLVLFLAAGGIDWTLPESLDILNENHPMPASMALILGKENFLVQLFTFIGLFGLIASLQGIAFATTTQLEPLLPDLKIKGVSKRAVASALVFIISLVAIWSSQTGFLIELSVFGAVCMYLAVSASLLVLRKKKASVLSSLPEFDWYRHSDFNPIFSTVSAMTAVIISLICVLAFAYLQFTAFVIFIACSLVYVFLIRKK, from the coding sequence ATGAAGATTACCGAAAAGCCTGCCATTTCTAAGAAAATTGGAGTTTTTGCCATTTGGGCAATTGGCGTTGGTATGGTGATTTCAGGTGAATCTTTCGGCTGGAATTTAGGTTGGGCCATTACCGGGCCATTATGGTTTTTTGTTCCTGTGGCTGTTGCGGCTTTAATGTACTTTGGGCTAGTGCAAAATTTAATTGAATTGGCATGTGTATATCCTAATGCCAATGGTCCGCATTCTTATGTAGAAAAAGCTTTTGGTAATAAATGGGGCTATTTTGTAGGGCTAGCTATTTTGTTTGAATTTTTATTTGCCACTCCTGCAATTGCCAGTTCTCTCGGTGAATATTTAGGGTTTTTAATAGATGATTTAACAATGTCTCCTTGGATAGCCACACTTTTTATATTGTTTTTCTCTATCATAAACCTTTTTGAAATACACGTTGGGGTGCGCTTGTTAGTGATTTTGACCTTGTTGGCCATTGCAGAATTATTTTTGTATCAAGCTTCTGTCGTTGGCTCTTTTCAGATAGAAAACCTGATGAATTCAGGAGTAGGGTCATTAGATGTTGAGCGTTTTGTTCTAGCTATTCCATATGCTATTTGGTTGTTTTTAGCCATTGAAGGAATATCGCTTATGACCAAATCAATCGATAGAAAGGGGTTTAGAAAAACGATTACCAAGGGGTATAATCTCGCTTTTTTTACCTTATTGACTTTGGCGCTTTTGGTGTTATTTCTTGCCGCTGGAGGTATAGATTGGACATTGCCAGAGAGTTTGGATATTCTGAATGAAAATCACCCAATGCCGGCATCTATGGCATTGATTCTGGGCAAAGAGAATTTTTTAGTGCAACTATTTACATTTATTGGTTTATTTGGGCTCATAGCTTCTTTACAGGGAATTGCTTTTGCGACAACTACGCAGCTAGAACCCTTGCTGCCAGATTTAAAAATCAAAGGGGTTTCTAAAAGAGCCGTTGCTTCTGCGTTGGTTTTTATTATTAGCCTTGTTGCTATTTGGAGTAGCCAAACAGGGTTTTTAATTGAACTGTCGGTATTTGGGGCGGTATGTATGTATTTGGCGGTTAGCGCATCATTATTAGTGTTAAGAAAAAAGAAAGCCTCGGTATTATCATCGTTACCTGAGTTCGATTGGTATCGACATTCGGATTTTAACCCTATTTTCTCTACCGTTAGCGCTATGACTGCTGTAATTATTTCGCTAATTTGTGTATTGGCTTTTGCATACCTTCAATTTACGGCGTTTGTTATTTTTATTGCTTGTAGCTTGGTGTATGTATTTTTAATCCGGAAAAAGTAG
- a CDS encoding alkaline phosphatase produces MKFLKLPIACLLFINMFVAVAQDYKVHSHNDYKQNIPFWKAFGAEVQSIEVDVFYKNGKLMVAHEQGEIEENKTLERLYLNPLQEALDLNLSANRSLQLLIDVKTDAYKTLDAIVASLKKYPSITSNKDVKIVISGNRPALEEYVDYPSYIYFDYQSLQPVTDTEVLDKIALVSVSFKNYSEWNGKGRLTSKDYNKVAEVIAQAHQLNKAFRFWATPDSKSAWKAFVNMGVDFINTDMPNECVSYISSLNERVVQHSIFSEAYYPTFESDKAQRRPKNIILLIGDGNGLTQISATILANNGDLSLTQLKSIGLIKTQSADDFTTDSAGAGTAIATGQKTNNRAIGTNVSGEAIPNLTEILSKKGFNTGVITTDEIIGATPSSFFAHRTDRGMADEIASDLYTSQLKLFISQPTSAVKEIENTEFVMKTDLNTIGTSTDEKVGAWFNATNEKPLTVYVEKLALATKNGLSFLNNKKKPFFLMSEGAKIDSYGHANDINGVITESISFDKAISEALKFADTDKNTLVVITADHETGGLTIPQGNIAKHEIEADFTTHDHTGVMVPVFAYGPMSQEFQGVYENNEIFAKLLNVLDVTTRK; encoded by the coding sequence ATGAAATTTCTGAAATTACCAATAGCCTGCTTGTTGTTTATTAACATGTTTGTAGCTGTTGCCCAAGATTATAAAGTTCATTCCCATAACGATTATAAGCAGAATATTCCCTTTTGGAAAGCTTTTGGTGCAGAGGTGCAGTCAATTGAAGTAGATGTTTTTTATAAGAACGGAAAGTTAATGGTTGCCCATGAACAAGGTGAAATAGAAGAAAATAAAACATTAGAGAGGCTCTATTTAAATCCGTTGCAAGAAGCTTTAGATTTAAATTTGTCAGCCAATAGATCTTTGCAATTATTGATTGATGTAAAGACCGATGCTTATAAAACTTTAGATGCTATTGTAGCTAGTCTAAAAAAGTATCCGTCAATTACCAGCAATAAGGATGTAAAAATTGTCATCTCTGGTAACCGCCCGGCATTAGAAGAATATGTAGATTATCCAAGTTATATTTATTTCGACTATCAAAGTCTACAACCGGTAACCGATACAGAAGTACTTGATAAAATTGCCTTGGTTAGTGTTAGTTTTAAGAACTATTCTGAATGGAACGGTAAAGGTAGGCTTACCTCAAAAGATTATAATAAGGTAGCCGAGGTCATAGCACAGGCACATCAACTAAATAAGGCTTTTCGTTTTTGGGCTACTCCAGACTCTAAATCCGCCTGGAAAGCTTTTGTAAACATGGGTGTCGATTTTATTAATACCGATATGCCTAATGAATGTGTAAGCTATATTTCTTCACTGAATGAAAGGGTAGTGCAGCATTCTATTTTTTCTGAGGCCTATTACCCAACTTTTGAGTCGGATAAAGCACAGCGCAGACCAAAGAATATTATTTTATTGATTGGTGATGGCAATGGATTAACACAAATATCGGCTACTATTTTAGCAAATAATGGCGATTTGTCATTAACGCAATTAAAAAGTATTGGGTTGATTAAAACCCAATCTGCAGATGATTTTACCACAGATTCTGCAGGTGCGGGTACTGCCATTGCTACTGGTCAAAAAACGAACAATAGAGCAATAGGGACCAATGTAAGTGGTGAAGCTATTCCTAATCTAACCGAAATTTTATCCAAAAAAGGCTTCAATACAGGTGTCATTACTACTGATGAAATTATTGGTGCAACTCCTTCTTCGTTTTTTGCACACCGTACTGATCGGGGTATGGCCGATGAGATAGCATCAGACTTGTACACTTCTCAATTAAAACTGTTCATTTCACAACCAACCTCAGCAGTTAAAGAAATTGAAAATACAGAGTTTGTTATGAAAACAGACCTAAATACTATTGGGACGAGTACAGATGAAAAGGTTGGGGCATGGTTCAATGCTACTAATGAAAAGCCTTTAACTGTTTATGTTGAAAAACTTGCATTAGCAACTAAAAATGGATTGTCTTTTTTAAATAATAAGAAGAAACCTTTTTTCTTGATGTCAGAAGGCGCTAAAATAGATAGCTATGGGCATGCCAATGATATTAATGGTGTTATTACTGAAAGTATCTCTTTTGACAAGGCCATTTCCGAAGCTTTAAAATTTGCCGATACAGATAAAAATACCTTGGTGGTCATAACCGCAGATCACGAAACGGGCGGGTTGACCATACCGCAAGGTAATATTGCTAAACATGAAATTGAGGCAGACTTTACTACTCATGACCATACTGGCGTTATGGTTCCTGTTTTTGCATACGGTCCAATGTCACAAGAATTTCAAGGGGTGTACGAGAATAATGAAATTTTCGCGAAGCTATTAAACGTATTGGATGTAACTACAAGGAAGTAG